Within the Bacteroidota bacterium genome, the region TTACCCGCCTTTAATACGTTGATCAGGTCATCTGCCTCTTTCACACTGAAATTACCGGTTATGGTAGAAGTACCTCCTCCGATCTCTCCCTGTACAGTGGGAAATGAGTAAACGCTGTTATCCAGAACAATGGCTATACTTTTTCCGATATTCTCTTTTGTAAGACGCTTCCATATCTGTGCGGCCTCATTGGTCATGCTCATCGCAATCTGAGGTGTGCCCGAACCCTGCTGTTCAAATTGTTTACGGGCATCAGTTATAATATCCCCGTATAGCGGAGCTTTACCATCCCTGCTATTTACTTTTATAGCTACTAATTGCATAGTAGTGCCTTCAGCATCTACAGGTTTGAACGTCCACAAAAATTTGGCTTTGGGAGGAAATATTTTTCTTATTTTTTCATTTTTCAGGTAGTCGTTGACTTTCCCTGTATCACTTACAAGCGCATATCCTACAACAGGTCCTTCCGCCATGTAATACTGCTGAGTTTTAGGGTCCTGGTTCATTGAAGGACGAAATACATAGAACAAAGGATTCTCTTTAGTCATTCGCTGCATTGAAGTATCGCTTGATGCAGAACCGGTCATAGTTTTTGCGGAGTCCGGCTTACCTTTTAACTGTTGTGATAAGGAAGTGGCTTTAGCCGAATCCTGCGCGAGCATGGTTGCCTGCGGCGCCTTTACCTTTGCAGTATCAAGCTTGGCAACAGTTGAATCTGTTTGAGCCTTTTCTGTTGTATCAACCGGTGATAGTATCTCTTTCAAACGCTTATTCGCGTCATTCAGTAAAGGATAAATGTCCTTATTATCATAAGTTTCCCAAAACTCAAGGTTCGCTGTTCCCTGTAACAGTTTACGAACACGCTCTTTATCCTTAACTCCGGGCAACTCAACTAAAATACGTCCCGATGCTTCCAGCTTCTGGATGTTAGGTTGAGCGACCCCGAATTTATCAATACGCGCCCTTAATGTTTTTTCCGATGTTTCAATTGCTTCCTGTACACGATCCTGGATAAATGCCAATACCTTTTCATCGCTGCTATTGTAGTCAATTTTACCTTTCAGCTCAATGGTTTGAAAATTGGCCGCAAGGTGTGCATTAGGATCTATACGCTTGAAATTTTCACCAAACAGGGTAACGAAATTCTTGTCCGATTTACCCATTTGCTTTTGCGCTTCGGCAAGTGCCTGGTTAAATGTTTTATCAGGACTGTTATTGGACATCTGGCGAATGATGTCGGCAACCGATATCTCCAGTGTTACGTTCATCCCACCGCGCAGGTCAAGACCAAGGTTGATCTCCTGCTCTTTACAGGCTTCATAAGTAAACTTAGTGATACCTATATTGTATACGGGTTTCTTTTTTATTGAATCCAGGTAACTTTCTTCCCTGGCAGCATAAACCGAATCAATAAAATAAGGTATCTTAACCGGATCAGCACCGGCATATATTTTTGCGGCGTTAACTACATCAGCACGCTCAACATATTGCCGGGCGTATTGTTTGGCTTCATTTTCAACACCTCGTGTTATATATGTAAACAACAAATAGTAAATACAGGCGAGTGCCAATAAAATCGCAAATAGCCTGATCGCTCCTTTATTCTGCATAATTATTTAAAAATTAAGAGTTTATATTAAATTTCGCTTCTTTCCAAAACAGGGGCACAAAGATATAGTTTGAATCGAGATTTACCAATTTTACGCTATTAAAGAAAAGCTGTGCCTTTTTACTTGCTGTTTCACATTTTTTCACGATATTCGCAGTCCTTTTTAACAAAAACTTATAAAACAATGCCTACAAAAATCAGATTAACAAGACATGGAAAGAAAGACCAGGTATTTTTTCACCTGATCGTAGCCGATGGTCGTGCACCTCGTGATGGAAAATTCATCGAAAAGTTAGGTACGTACAATCCAAGAACAAATCCGGCAACTATTGATTTCAACTTCGAAAGAGCACTTTATTGGATCCAAAAGGGCGTACAGCCAACGGATACCGCTAAAGCGATCCTTTCGCACAAAGGTGTAATGTATAAAGACCACCTGTTGCGCGGAGTTGCGAAAAAAGCGTTAACCCTTGAACAGGCTGAAGCAAAATTCACTAAATGGTTAGCGGATAAAGAAGCCAAGATCGCAAGTACTGTTAACAGTCTTAGCGATTCAAAGAAAGCTGCTTACAACAAGAGAGTTGAATTGGAAGCTGCCGCCAAAGAAGCCAAAGCTGCAAAGATTTCGGCTAAAGTAGCTGCTCAGGCTGCCGCTGAGGCTGAAGCTGCTGCCGCAAAAGCCGCTGCTAAAGCGCCTGTAGCTGAAGCTGCCCCCGAAGCACCTGCTGCTGCTGAAGCACAAGCCCCAACAGAAGCTCCACAAGCGTAATTCCTTTGAATATTAAATAAAATAGAAGCAGTCCTGCTCAAGCGGGACTGCTTTTTGCTTCTCGACAAGCTCGAAGTGACTATATGGATAAACAAGATTGTTTCAAGCTGGGTCACGTAAGTAAACTTCATGGCGTAAAGGGTGAAATTGTTATTGCGCTCGATGTTGATGATGCATCGCGTTATAAAAAGTTAGAGTCCGTTTTTATTGAGATCAATCAGCAACTCGTTCCGTTTTTTATTGAGGGAATTACTATAAAAAACAAACATGCCATTGTTAAGTTGGATGGAATAAATACCATTGAACAAGCAGGTATGATCAACAATACAGAAGTTTTTCTTCCACTTTCTTTTTTACCCAAACTGGATGATAAAAAATTTTATTTTCACGAAATAATCGGGTTTGCAGTGAATGATAAAACTCATGGAAATATTGGTACGGTTGAAGCCGTGTTAGAGTTTCCGGGACAAAATATTATCCAGGTAAGAGATGGTAACAAGAATGAAATATTGATCCCCCTTCGGAATGAATTTATTATTAAAGTCGACCGCGGGAATAAATGCCTGGATGTGAATACACCGGAGGGTTTGGTGGATGTTTATCTGAAAAAGGGGAATGAAGGGGAATAGTTGATGCTTGTTGGTTGTTAGTTGTTTTAACCTCCCCCAATTTTAACAACTGACAACCATCAACTAATAACTTCCGGCCCCCTCACGGTACATTCAGGTTTATATTCACGCTACACCCATTCTTATCTTTAATATTTACAGTATAATTACCCGGGCAAAGCTGATTTTTGTATCTGTTGGCATATCCATCAGGCCAAGCGTAAATATAGGGGCTTGTGCCTCCCGTTGCATTTACCATTATCCATTCCTTACAGCCGCAGCCTGCGCAGCTTGCAGTGCCTTTGGTAAATTGGCCAATCAATGGCGGTGGTGAAATTATTGCGGTGGTTGTAGTTGATGTACAGCCTTTGGTATCAATAACTGTTACTATATAATTTCCCGCAGTAAGGCCCGTAGCCGTTTGCGAAGTTTGTCCGTTGCTCCAGTTGTAGAGATAAGGTGAAGTCCCACTTCCTACTGAGGCAGTTAATGAACCGGTTCCTCCGTTACAATTAATATTTGTTGCAGTTGTTGAAACAGTAACACCCGGATTTACAGTTACAACTGCTGTGGAAGTAGCAGTAGTTCCTCCTGAATCATTTATTGTTACCGTGTAAGTGGTTGTGGTAACCGGACATGAATTTATATTTTGTGTTGTGGCCCCACTGCTCCATAAATAAGTATAAGGAGTTATACCTCCTGTACCGCTGGATGTTACTGTGGTGCAGCCACCCTGGCAAACAGTATTACCGGTGGCGGTTACAGCAGGAGCATTACAGTTAATAACAGTTACTGGGCTGTTTACGTTATTACTGCATGATGCAGTGATAACGGAGTGCTGAACAGTATATGTGCCCGCAGTTAAAAACATATACGAAAAATCTGTGGTTGTGCCGCTGGCAATTGCAGGCAAAACGATCCAGCTATAAGTAATTCCCGCACCCGGAGGCGTTCCGGCATTTTTAAAATTTACGAGTGTACCGGCGCAAACAGTTGCACCGCCCGATGGCG harbors:
- the secDF gene encoding protein translocase subunit SecDF, with protein sequence MQNKGAIRLFAILLALACIYYLLFTYITRGVENEAKQYARQYVERADVVNAAKIYAGADPVKIPYFIDSVYAAREESYLDSIKKKPVYNIGITKFTYEACKEQEINLGLDLRGGMNVTLEISVADIIRQMSNNSPDKTFNQALAEAQKQMGKSDKNFVTLFGENFKRIDPNAHLAANFQTIELKGKIDYNSSDEKVLAFIQDRVQEAIETSEKTLRARIDKFGVAQPNIQKLEASGRILVELPGVKDKERVRKLLQGTANLEFWETYDNKDIYPLLNDANKRLKEILSPVDTTEKAQTDSTVAKLDTAKVKAPQATMLAQDSAKATSLSQQLKGKPDSAKTMTGSASSDTSMQRMTKENPLFYVFRPSMNQDPKTQQYYMAEGPVVGYALVSDTGKVNDYLKNEKIRKIFPPKAKFLWTFKPVDAEGTTMQLVAIKVNSRDGKAPLYGDIITDARKQFEQQGSGTPQIAMSMTNEAAQIWKRLTKENIGKSIAIVLDNSVYSFPTVQGEIGGGTSTITGNFSVKEADDLINVLKAGKLPAPARIVAEDTVGPTLGQEAISSGLKSFVIALLIVLVFMGFYYSKAGWVADVALFANVFFVMGILASMGAVLTLPGIAGIVLTIGMSVDANILIFERIREELASGKGTGLAIKEGFKNAMSSIIDSNVTTLLLGIILFVFGSGPIQGFATTLIIGILTSLFSAIFITRLIFDSLLKRNSEIPFSNKYTANVLKNINIDFVGKRKLYYLFSGTIILLGVIFYIKHGGFKLGVDFKGGRTYVVRLAEEKETQQVREALTGAFGTAPEVKTYGEGSQLKITTAYLIDDNDANSEAKVEEKLKEGLGKLNVKYEIMSSTKVGETVSRDIKSKAVWAVLFSCLIMFIFIFIRFKKWQYGLGAVAALFHDVLIVLSCYTIFDGLLPFDLEIDQHFIAAILTVMSYSMTDTVVVFDRIREYLTDKNKTDLVGDEKNTVINYALNGTLSRTILTSLTIFFVLLAIFIFGGTTIKGFSFALLIGIVIGTYSSICIATPIVIDFDRKKKDEVK
- a CDS encoding 30S ribosomal protein S16, translating into MPTKIRLTRHGKKDQVFFHLIVADGRAPRDGKFIEKLGTYNPRTNPATIDFNFERALYWIQKGVQPTDTAKAILSHKGVMYKDHLLRGVAKKALTLEQAEAKFTKWLADKEAKIASTVNSLSDSKKAAYNKRVELEAAAKEAKAAKISAKVAAQAAAEAEAAAAKAAAKAPVAEAAPEAPAAAEAQAPTEAPQA
- the rimM gene encoding 16S rRNA processing protein RimM gives rise to the protein MDKQDCFKLGHVSKLHGVKGEIVIALDVDDASRYKKLESVFIEINQQLVPFFIEGITIKNKHAIVKLDGINTIEQAGMINNTEVFLPLSFLPKLDDKKFYFHEIIGFAVNDKTHGNIGTVEAVLEFPGQNIIQVRDGNKNEILIPLRNEFIIKVDRGNKCLDVNTPEGLVDVYLKKGNEGE